Below is a window of Cataglyphis hispanica isolate Lineage 1 chromosome 2, ULB_Chis1_1.0, whole genome shotgun sequence DNA.
CTATCAAGTCATTTCTGGTAGATTTTTTTAGCGCTGATTACGAATTACGAATCCGCTATTTTGGATCctccatttttaattttaaaatttcaatacgTGATGAGCGATTAAGCAAATATACCGTCTTTTATGATcagaatgatttaaaaaaaaaattagtaggGGGTGCTAAATGAAATGTAGAAGGGAGCGAATGAAAcgtacaattatatacaatatttttcaatttattaacataatttattctagTAGTAAGTCTGTGATAAATAGTGGACAAATAAGACAGAGATAATGTTTATCAGGAAATTCTTTTCCTCATCTAAAGGAAATGATTGAACTGGTTTACATGTATATCAACCTGAAGCGGAAGTTAGCGAACGTGGCCAAGTTTAAAAGATAGAAACGAAACAAAGTACATACCTACTTTTAAGAACATACgagttgagaaaaatattatttgaagttATATCTATTTGTGTGCGTCGATTCTTCTATAATTCTATTCTTCTATAATTGTGCAGCTTATTGATtactttttttcgtatttttgaATACAATTTGTTagagaaaaacagaaataaacaGAGCGAATCGTGAAACTTACTTTCATGTTATTTAGGTCTCACTTTACATACGTATCACTGTGATAACACTGtaagatttgttttattatctgtTTTATTAGAAGCATTGAGCATTTCAACGCACTGTCTAGTGAACTATATCGATgacatcatatatgtatatgagtcTTTAAATATGAACAGATCATTTAGCAAATGTTGCAATTCAAATCAACGCATCTTGATGTAATCGCGTGAACAGTATATTCGctttgacataaaattttgcaagttTCATTCATACGTCACtttccaaaaataatgattgcattaaaaattactttgaactttaatgtttatttaaatcttcctGTCGCAACAGATTGCATCTCATCTTTACGAGATTTAAAGCGAGACGTCGTTGCGTCCTTATTCTCAAGCAATtggctaataattttttactcgcTGCCTTACGCAGCGAGCATTACGTCGTGAGAATCATCGCTTAGTCTCGGAGTAGAACGGGGGCGAACGGGAAAGTTACTACTTACAGTAATTTTCCGCGGGGGTACATATCTCACGACGTGCAAGATTGACTCTCGCTGTCCAACGAAATCCGGAACACAAAGATATTTCTTGTATAAACCGTCAGCGTTTAGAAAGTACACGTGCTTTCTTTGTTCTCGCTGAGATGATCATAACTTTCCGTCGATTTCCGAAGACCTCGCTGATAGATTTGCTTCTTCACGCTTGCGAAATGTCACGAAGCAATTGTGAAGCTGCAGCAACGATAATTTGgctaatgtaacaaaaaacgTAATATTAGGTTGTCCCATAagtttctttccttttttgatGCGAAATGAATACACGATATTTGTTGTTTGAGGTTGAtttattgtgttatatatgAACCGTTCTGTTCTATAACCTTCTTCCATCTCTCAGGAAGCCTCATTATGCCCTCTTTCCAAAATTGTTGAGGCTTACTTGCAAAATATTCATCTGTGTGCGTTTTTATTTCGCTTATGGATTTGAAAGATTTACCacggagagaattttttaaggaGAGGAACAAGTAATAATCGGAAGGAGCAAGGTCTGGGGAGTACGGAGGATGAGGTAGAACGTCCCAATCgaactgtaataatttttgtctcaCGACCATTGCAACATGCGGTCTTGCGTTGTCGTGATGGAAAACGACTCCTCGTCGGTTCGCCAGTTCTGGCCGTTTCTCTGCTATGGCGGCTTTCAGTTGATCAAGTTGATTACAATATTTGTCAGCATTGATCGTTTCACCTTAAGGAAGGAGCTCGTAGTACGCTACACCTTTCCAGTCCCACCAAATGGATAAAAGAACCTTCTTCGGATGAAGTCCAGACTTCGCAACAGTTGAAGGTCTATTTTCCTTGGACCAAGTGCGTTTTCGAGAAACATTTTGATACAAAATCCAAGTCTCGTCTCCAGTGACAAGATTCTTTAAGAAAGGATTTCTTTCATGTCGCTGAAGAAGCAAATCGCACGTAGAGACGCGGTTCATAAGGCCGATATCCGTCAATAGGTGTGGAACCCAAACTTCATACCGATTTGCATATCCCATCTTGATCAAATGCTTATGTACCGTTGTCTTGGGAATGTTAGTGTCATCCACTATCTCGCGCACACTATATCGCGGATTTTCAGCGAGCACAGTCTTGATAAGGTCCGCATCCGTCGTTACTGGGCGGCCGCTGCGGTCTTCATCTTGCAAATCGAAATTGCCGGCTCTAAATTTCTTAAACCAATTGCGGACGGTCCTAATGGTCGTAGTACCACTCCCGTAAACGGTGCAAATCTCGTCTACAGTGTCCTTTGCACTATTGCcttttttaaagcaatgaAGCATAACATGCCGTAAATGCTTCTTTTGGTTCTCCATATTGAACGgggcagaaaaaaatttaaaagagactTTGTCACCAACGAAACGTACTTTGAAAGAGCTCTGGGACGACTGAAACCGATGCCATAAACGGCTAAGAGATAAGCCtgcatgtttatataaacatagctAGTCAGACTCATTCATAGCGTGGCGCGGAAGAAACTTATGGGACACCCTAATACATTAGAGGAAAACGAGGTCGAATGATGAAATGAATAAACCAAACAAGCCTTCCGCGAGCATCGCGAAGGCAAAGTTTCTtgatcttaattttctttacgaGAAgtcttctaatattttttctttttgttatctttttcaGGTCGGCCTTGCAGACGTTGCACAAGGTGTCCGGTAAGGCACGCGAGCAAAACTATTTTCTAGGTGGACTGTCGCACGACTGGGTCAGTTACTATGAGCAACGGATTGAGAGCGATCGGTCGTGCCTCAACGAATGGCATGCCATGGACAATCTGGAGTCCAAGAGACCGCCGTCACCGGATAGCGTACGCACCAAGTGAGTCGACCAAACTCTTATCACGGTTCACAGACAAAAACTCCCGCTCTGGCCAACAGATAATAGATCGTACGGAAATTCTAAATATGGAAGAAGTCGAGTGTTGCCCTCTCGTCGGGCAATTTCGCAGACGTTCCATTTAGTTGGCGTCCTCGATGCGTTTGCGTTCAGATGACATCGATTcacggaatatatatatatatataaggtgaCTCTCCCGTTATCAGAAAACAGCTGGCCATCACTGGTTCGTGAATTTAACTTGGTGTCAGATTTGGTGGTTTGTTGATGCGTCTTCTTTGGCTGTCTATACGCCGCTCCAGGTCGCGTGCAATATAAGTGGAGCGTAACTTTATAGCCGTCCTTCAATTATTTCCAGTTTCTACGTCTGCCCACCCTTTCTCGAGCAAACATCTCGAGACATTAGATCATTCCGATTATTGGACTTCagtattatgaaattttagaaTACTTTTAGAAATACCAGAGTGACTACTCTctgaaaaatatggaaaatctggaattctcggggaatttttttatacctggaaaaatcagggtattctcatggaattttgtTGGGACctaaggaattttttttaaattctctctttaataattttgctctaTATTGTAAGCAATAGACAATCCATCATTCGCAATAAGCCatgttgtaaattatatgtttaaaatatattataaatatatatttatctttgtttatatattcaatatcattattaaaatattaaatatgcaacacacattttttattttaattttttgtgataaaaaaataaaaattgtatagaagtaaaaaattttatcttaacgtAAActattcagttttattttcagtaCATTTGTAAATCTAGCACTTGAAATTTAAGTGGTTTtgtgtttttcttttgtatgaatagaaaacattagaaaatgcgtacaataaaaaatttattttaggaaattgcaaaaagtgttcaaaaattttcataggaatttttgttcaaaaatacttggaaaatcaaaaaattttcagaaaaatttgttacagGATTAGACCCTGAATACACACACGAGGAACTAATATATCCGCAAAATCTTCGCTAATTTgcgatttctttatttatgaattcatTTTGTACCGAAAATAATTCCATAAATGTTTTGTGTAGCTATCtagaattatgaaataattgcaaagtgaccagaaatatataataatgcccACATTTAGGAAAAAAGTCTTATGTTACTCTGTattaacgtaaaaataaaataaaattgtcacgTATCGatagacaattatttattgtacatctaatatatttcgtcTGTATGATTAATTTGCCGTAAGATATCAATaagaatgtttattttaacataggcccagggagagagaagaaaccGAACGCGTGATTCGATCGACACTGAAAGAGATTATGATGTCCGTGGATCTCGATGAAGTTACCTCCAAGTACATTAGGGGCCGTCTCGAAGAGGATCTTGACATGGACCTCGGAGAATTCAAGCCGTTTATCGATCAGGAGATGCTTATTATACTAGGGCAAATGGACGCGCCAACTGAGATATTTGATCACGTTTATCTCGGGAGCGAGTGGAATGCCAGCAATTTAGAGGAACTTCAGAAAAATGGGTACGTTCGATCACATTgcgagatattttttgcatattttcgtatcacatgcaaattttattgccATTCTAATCTTGTGtgacatgatatatttttgatattttattaataatttaatcagagcgatcgatttttcttataaatagaatttattaattttgactgCGTTCCATTTTCaagtattatagatatatagatttatatatatatatatatataaagatgtaggctctttataattaaactggCTGCACTAGTTTAGCTATAAAGAATAAACCCATAATATGTTCatcatatgtaatatgtacataaaaagtatttgttatttaatatcttcaatACCTAGAGAATTCCGTGAATTTTGTATatcatatctttataaaaaattatatctctctaCAATCAAGATGCGTCATTTTATCCTAGTGTACtaatttaatactaattattattttttaatttcagtgTAAGGCATATCTTAAACGTTACTCGGGAAATTGATAACTTCTTCCCGGGCATGTTCACTTATTTGAATGTACGTGTATACGACGATGAGAAGACAGACTTGCTGAAGCACTGGGATAACACATTCAAGTACATCACCAAAGCAAAGATGGAGGGGTCTAAGGTGTTAGTGCACTGCAAGATGGGAGTGTCCCGGTCTGCCTCCGTGGTGATAGCTTACGCGATGAAGGCATACAACTGGGATTTCTCTCAGGCGTGGAAACACGTCAAGGAGAAGCGCAATTGCATCAAGCCTAACAACAGTTTCCTCCTGCAATTGGAAACGTATCAAGGTATTTTGGATGCGATGAAGAACAAAGAGAAACTTCAGAGGTCCAAGTCCGACACGAATCTGAAATCTCCTACATCTGCGAAAAATCAGtcaaaaaaggaagagaaatcGGATAATACAGAGAACAATATGCGGGAGATTTCGGGTTCGGAGTTGAAGAAAAGCAGCCAAAGGCCAAAGAGTTGGTCACCGAATGTCAAAATCGCTGAGAATATGTTACCTTCCGGTAAGCAGAGtttttattctgatatatCTTTAATGAATTACGTTTCTTTAAACAGATTTTAACGttgtaattgattattatcttataaaaaatttgatgatcTATTTAATCATTGAACTTATTATCATCGAACATGATATCGTTGATCCATCGACAATTGATGaaacaaagtataaatattataaaacttgtattttttattttttaaacgaattttaataaaaattttctagttGCTAATATATCGAATAGTAAGAAATTGCAACacgtattttataatcaaaataaaatgcagttaaagattttatttatatagaacaaACGTTTTCATCGCTTATGTAATGTTGCAGTTCCTTTATCGCAGTCATTGGAAAGTATCGACAAAACAGGAAATGCGGAAGTCACACGGGAGGATCTGCTTCGTGGCTCGAATCAAAAACCGGCGATAGAACAGGAAGCTCGTAATGTTCTAATGCCCTGCGACAACGGGCAATCTTACAGCGTGTCACAGAACAAGATAATGCATCTAGATCCCACCCCTACCCCTGGCACACCACCTAGCGtaaagaatagaattaataaattggaaaCTCAGGGACAGAAGAGAAAAGGTTTGGTACTCAATTTAACCAATCAATTTGAAGCGGCCAGCAGTAAACCGTCATCACCGGGATCCGATTCGGATGCGAAATCTCTGCCTCAGAATTCGATTGCAGAGGACATCGCGAAACCGATTGAAAATGGCCACTCTCATTGCGAGCAATCGCAGGAATTGCAAGAATCGCAGGAGATTGTGACTTCTATTGCGAGCAGAAGGCCTTCTAGAGAAGAAGCTTGGAATTCTGGCGAAGAACAGAAGGAGACAAGAGAAGAGACAAGCCAGGAGTCCACTGAGGTCAATAGTGAATGTCTAGTCTGGACTGTGTCTGCGGATGCAACATGTGCTGATTCgtgtaatgataataaaattgtcggAGGTGTGAGTGTGGAGAGTGAATGTATCGCGAGTGCAGCAACGGATGTGACGCTAATGTGTCCCGATACTCTAGGAAAGAAAACGAAGAAGGACGATCCGTTTAGCGCCCAGCTGGACCGAGTGTTCGATCGCGAGGAGAGACGGGGTGAGCTTCCTGTCACAAGGGAATCTCCGAGCAGACAAAGTTCCTGGAGTAGTTATGACAGTGCGGTAGTTCTCGACAACAATTCAATGCATAGTTCGTGGGCTACCTTACCGTCGAGAAACAGTTCCTGGGGTTCTTACGATATGCGGCCATCCGATTTACTCGGCTCCAGCGGTCTATTTCCGTACGACAAGGAAGAGATACCCTGGCATCCGGGCACAGTAAAGCGCACTAAACAAAAACTGGAAGAAAGCACGACTGTGGGCGGGGTGAAACGCGTATGCACGCAGAACTCGACGTCCGCGGATGATAAGAGCGACAGGCTGGCTGCTGAAGTGGACGCGGTGACGGTCGAAACGTACAATCCGATGCTGTTGCATCACATGCCATCGCCGTTACCGACGCGAAGAAGAGATTCGTCGCCCAGTCAAGAACACAATCTTAAAATAGAAACGAATAGAGACTCGCCTAGTCCGGTAGGCATCGACATCTCCCTTACGCCCATACGTCAGATCGGAAGACTATCCACGAGCGCCCCAGCGCCGTCCTCTTTGTCCTCCGAGTCTGATTTGCCGCTGTCCCTGAGATCGTGCAGATCAGAAAGCGAGACATCCAGTCCGTGTGTCGTTAATACTCCTCAATGCCCCTCCGTGAAACATCACAAAATGGTCTTGGAAAATCTCTGTAACAAGTCCATGTTCAGTAAACGCTGCCTCTCTGTGGACGACTCGCCGGAAGCAGAGTGTCCACGTAGCACATCTGGTAtagtgaaaaatttgaaaaaggaaTTTGAGGCAAAGTCGACTAAACTAGAAAGGAGCCCCGAGAATAACACATGTGAGAGCGAAAACGTATCACTGCCTGTGCGACCCAAAAGGGACGTGAAGATCAGAAGCTTGCCTTCGTCGCCAGTGATTCCGCACAACGAGTCTAAGATTCAGTCGTCGTCCAGTGTCGGCGAAACCAAAGACAGCAAGCCAGGGAGAAGAAGCGAAACAACGCCACCATTATCGTCGCAAGATAACACATCGGAAGATCTTTCCGTTCGAGTACTTGTGGGAAAATACGAGGTCGCGAAGCCTGAATCCAGGAAGAGCTCGTCGGATGTGCAGTTGCGCGCGCACAAAGACAAAGATTGGGATACTATGGAGGTGCATCCGCCAGCAAAATCGAAAATCGCTCCCGAATTCTCGAGGAGGTCGGCGCCAATCATGATCAATAATCACTCGCCGCCTTTGTTTAGCGAAACGCCGGAAGCACCCGGT
It encodes the following:
- the LOC126858946 gene encoding protein phosphatase Slingshot isoform X1; its protein translation is MIVLKQKASLHYGLPPPPAPQPPSPWSSILWGDDPRPHGRRVACGVRVTQLRNKVTAKDSGAGAPADDDDTTRSCKSLSECYFAGKGAALVLPPNERARPSRRVSAAGCDIQQHLQSMFYLLRPEETLKMAVKLESVHPGRTRYLVVVSCTGRQDEESCLLGIDCHARATVGLVLRVLADTAITLDGDGGFKVSVCGRQHIFKPVSVQAMWSALQTLHKVSGKAREQNYFLGGLSHDWVSYYEQRIESDRSCLNEWHAMDNLESKRPPSPDSVRTKPREREETERVIRSTLKEIMMSVDLDEVTSKYIRGRLEEDLDMDLGEFKPFIDQEMLIILGQMDAPTEIFDHVYLGSEWNASNLEELQKNGVRHILNVTREIDNFFPGMFTYLNVRVYDDEKTDLLKHWDNTFKYITKAKMEGSKVLVHCKMGVSRSASVVIAYAMKAYNWDFSQAWKHVKEKRNCIKPNNSFLLQLETYQGILDAMKNKEKLQRSKSDTNLKSPTSAKNQSKKEEKSDNTENNMREISGSELKKSSQRPKSWSPNVKIAENMLPSVPLSQSLESIDKTGNAEVTREDLLRGSNQKPAIEQEARNVLMPCDNGQSYSVSQNKIMHLDPTPTPGTPPSVKNRINKLETQGQKRKGLVLNLTNQFEAASSKPSSPGSDSDAKSLPQNSIAEDIAKPIENGHSHCEQSQELQESQEIVTSIASRRPSREEAWNSGEEQKETREETSQESTEVNSECLVWTVSADATCADSCNDNKIVGGVSVESECIASAATDVTLMCPDTLGKKTKKDDPFSAQLDRVFDREERRGELPVTRESPSRQSSWSSYDSAVVLDNNSMHSSWATLPSRNSSWGSYDMRPSDLLGSSGLFPYDKEEIPWHPGTVKRTKQKLEESTTVGGVKRVCTQNSTSADDKSDRLAAEVDAVTVETYNPMLLHHMPSPLPTRRRDSSPSQEHNLKIETNRDSPSPVGIDISLTPIRQIGRLSTSAPAPSSLSSESDLPLSLRSCRSESETSSPCVVNTPQCPSVKHHKMVLENLCNKSMFSKRCLSVDDSPEAECPRSTSGIVKNLKKEFEAKSTKLERSPENNTCESENVSLPVRPKRDVKIRSLPSSPVIPHNESKIQSSSSVGETKDSKPGRRSETTPPLSSQDNTSEDLSVRVLVGKYEVAKPESRKSSSDVQLRAHKDKDWDTMEVHPPAKSKIAPEFSRRSAPIMINNHSPPLFSETPEAPGRPPAVPSPSIVVASVVAKAASKKQQQHGRTHPLARLQVRPRHSSPVYNTM
- the LOC126858946 gene encoding protein phosphatase Slingshot isoform X4, yielding MFYLLRPEETLKMAVKLESVHPGRTRYLVVVSCTGRQDEESCLLGIDCHARATVGLVLRVLADTAITLDGDGGFKVSVCGRQHIFKPVSVQAMWSALQTLHKVSGKAREQNYFLGGLSHDWVSYYEQRIESDRSCLNEWHAMDNLESKRPPSPDSVRTKPREREETERVIRSTLKEIMMSVDLDEVTSKYIRGRLEEDLDMDLGEFKPFIDQEMLIILGQMDAPTEIFDHVYLGSEWNASNLEELQKNGVRHILNVTREIDNFFPGMFTYLNVRVYDDEKTDLLKHWDNTFKYITKAKMEGSKVLVHCKMGVSRSASVVIAYAMKAYNWDFSQAWKHVKEKRNCIKPNNSFLLQLETYQGILDAMKNKEKLQRSKSDTNLKSPTSAKNQSKKEEKSDNTENNMREISGSELKKSSQRPKSWSPNVKIAENMLPSVPLSQSLESIDKTGNAEVTREDLLRGSNQKPAIEQEARNVLMPCDNGQSYSVSQNKIMHLDPTPTPGTPPSVKNRINKLETQGQKRKGLVLNLTNQFEAASSKPSSPGSDSDAKSLPQNSIAEDIAKPIENGHSHCEQSQELQESQEIVTSIASRRPSREEAWNSGEEQKETREETSQESTEVNSECLVWTVSADATCADSCNDNKIVGGVSVESECIASAATDVTLMCPDTLGKKTKKDDPFSAQLDRVFDREERRGELPVTRESPSRQSSWSSYDSAVVLDNNSMHSSWATLPSRNSSWGSYDMRPSDLLGSSGLFPYDKEEIPWHPGTVKRTKQKLEESTTVGGVKRVCTQNSTSADDKSDRLAAEVDAVTVETYNPMLLHHMPSPLPTRRRDSSPSQEHNLKIETNRDSPSPVGIDISLTPIRQIGRLSTSAPAPSSLSSESDLPLSLRSCRSESETSSPCVVNTPQCPSVKHHKMVLENLCNKSMFSKRCLSVDDSPEAECPRSTSGIVKNLKKEFEAKSTKLERSPENNTCESENVSLPVRPKRDVKIRSLPSSPVIPHNESKIQSSSSVGETKDSKPGRRSETTPPLSSQDNTSEDLSVRVLVGKYEVAKPESRKSSSDVQLRAHKDKDWDTMEVHPPAKSKIAPEFSRRSAPIMINNHSPPLFSETPEAPGRPPAVPSPSIVVASVVAKAASKKQQQHGRTHPLARLQVRPRHSSPVYNTM
- the LOC126858946 gene encoding protein phosphatase Slingshot isoform X3, yielding MVFENIEMRNPTGFLLEDARHGYIQYISLSECYFAGKGAALVLPPNERARPSRRVSAAGCDIQQHLQSMFYLLRPEETLKMAVKLESVHPGRTRYLVVVSCTGRQDEESCLLGIDCHARATVGLVLRVLADTAITLDGDGGFKVSVCGRQHIFKPVSVQAMWSALQTLHKVSGKAREQNYFLGGLSHDWVSYYEQRIESDRSCLNEWHAMDNLESKRPPSPDSVRTKPREREETERVIRSTLKEIMMSVDLDEVTSKYIRGRLEEDLDMDLGEFKPFIDQEMLIILGQMDAPTEIFDHVYLGSEWNASNLEELQKNGVRHILNVTREIDNFFPGMFTYLNVRVYDDEKTDLLKHWDNTFKYITKAKMEGSKVLVHCKMGVSRSASVVIAYAMKAYNWDFSQAWKHVKEKRNCIKPNNSFLLQLETYQGILDAMKNKEKLQRSKSDTNLKSPTSAKNQSKKEEKSDNTENNMREISGSELKKSSQRPKSWSPNVKIAENMLPSVPLSQSLESIDKTGNAEVTREDLLRGSNQKPAIEQEARNVLMPCDNGQSYSVSQNKIMHLDPTPTPGTPPSVKNRINKLETQGQKRKGLVLNLTNQFEAASSKPSSPGSDSDAKSLPQNSIAEDIAKPIENGHSHCEQSQELQESQEIVTSIASRRPSREEAWNSGEEQKETREETSQESTEVNSECLVWTVSADATCADSCNDNKIVGGVSVESECIASAATDVTLMCPDTLGKKTKKDDPFSAQLDRVFDREERRGELPVTRESPSRQSSWSSYDSAVVLDNNSMHSSWATLPSRNSSWGSYDMRPSDLLGSSGLFPYDKEEIPWHPGTVKRTKQKLEESTTVGGVKRVCTQNSTSADDKSDRLAAEVDAVTVETYNPMLLHHMPSPLPTRRRDSSPSQEHNLKIETNRDSPSPVGIDISLTPIRQIGRLSTSAPAPSSLSSESDLPLSLRSCRSESETSSPCVVNTPQCPSVKHHKMVLENLCNKSMFSKRCLSVDDSPEAECPRSTSGIVKNLKKEFEAKSTKLERSPENNTCESENVSLPVRPKRDVKIRSLPSSPVIPHNESKIQSSSSVGETKDSKPGRRSETTPPLSSQDNTSEDLSVRVLVGKYEVAKPESRKSSSDVQLRAHKDKDWDTMEVHPPAKSKIAPEFSRRSAPIMINNHSPPLFSETPEAPGRPPAVPSPSIVVASVVAKAASKKQQQHGRTHPLARLQVRPRHSSPVYNTM
- the LOC126858946 gene encoding protein phosphatase Slingshot isoform X2 codes for the protein MALVTVQRSPSVSSSPQSSDSGAGAPADDDDTTRSCKSLSECYFAGKGAALVLPPNERARPSRRVSAAGCDIQQHLQSMFYLLRPEETLKMAVKLESVHPGRTRYLVVVSCTGRQDEESCLLGIDCHARATVGLVLRVLADTAITLDGDGGFKVSVCGRQHIFKPVSVQAMWSALQTLHKVSGKAREQNYFLGGLSHDWVSYYEQRIESDRSCLNEWHAMDNLESKRPPSPDSVRTKPREREETERVIRSTLKEIMMSVDLDEVTSKYIRGRLEEDLDMDLGEFKPFIDQEMLIILGQMDAPTEIFDHVYLGSEWNASNLEELQKNGVRHILNVTREIDNFFPGMFTYLNVRVYDDEKTDLLKHWDNTFKYITKAKMEGSKVLVHCKMGVSRSASVVIAYAMKAYNWDFSQAWKHVKEKRNCIKPNNSFLLQLETYQGILDAMKNKEKLQRSKSDTNLKSPTSAKNQSKKEEKSDNTENNMREISGSELKKSSQRPKSWSPNVKIAENMLPSVPLSQSLESIDKTGNAEVTREDLLRGSNQKPAIEQEARNVLMPCDNGQSYSVSQNKIMHLDPTPTPGTPPSVKNRINKLETQGQKRKGLVLNLTNQFEAASSKPSSPGSDSDAKSLPQNSIAEDIAKPIENGHSHCEQSQELQESQEIVTSIASRRPSREEAWNSGEEQKETREETSQESTEVNSECLVWTVSADATCADSCNDNKIVGGVSVESECIASAATDVTLMCPDTLGKKTKKDDPFSAQLDRVFDREERRGELPVTRESPSRQSSWSSYDSAVVLDNNSMHSSWATLPSRNSSWGSYDMRPSDLLGSSGLFPYDKEEIPWHPGTVKRTKQKLEESTTVGGVKRVCTQNSTSADDKSDRLAAEVDAVTVETYNPMLLHHMPSPLPTRRRDSSPSQEHNLKIETNRDSPSPVGIDISLTPIRQIGRLSTSAPAPSSLSSESDLPLSLRSCRSESETSSPCVVNTPQCPSVKHHKMVLENLCNKSMFSKRCLSVDDSPEAECPRSTSGIVKNLKKEFEAKSTKLERSPENNTCESENVSLPVRPKRDVKIRSLPSSPVIPHNESKIQSSSSVGETKDSKPGRRSETTPPLSSQDNTSEDLSVRVLVGKYEVAKPESRKSSSDVQLRAHKDKDWDTMEVHPPAKSKIAPEFSRRSAPIMINNHSPPLFSETPEAPGRPPAVPSPSIVVASVVAKAASKKQQQHGRTHPLARLQVRPRHSSPVYNTM